Proteins from one Podospora pseudoanserina strain CBS 124.78 chromosome 1, whole genome shotgun sequence genomic window:
- the ADE1 gene encoding Bifunctional purine biosynthetic protein ade1 (BUSCO:EOG09260LS9; COG:F; EggNog:ENOG503NVQW): MSIPVVTNIELSSLAKLASGKVRDLYNVDDKTLLFVTTDRISAYDVIMANGVPLKGAVLTNISAHWFKVLQERIPDLKTHFITLDPPANLGDADKELVRGRSMQVRKLKVFPVEAIVRGYITGSAWNEYKKSGTVHGLAVPAGLQQCSPFPEPIYTPSTKAELGQHDENITPEQAAKIVGEKYAARIEALALKVYKAGAAYAAERGIIIADTKFEFGLDEETDEIVLIDEVLTPDSSRFWPADEYEVGRDQDSFDKQFLRNWLTKEGFKGKDGVEMPADIAQSTSERYLDAFKRLTGKTLQEALQG; this comes from the coding sequence ATGTCGATCCCAGTGGTGACAAACATTGAGCTCAGCTCCCTGGCCAAGCTTGCCAGCGGCAAGGTGCGGGATCTTTACAATGTCGACGATAAGACGCTGTTGTTCGTAACAACGGACCGCATCTCAGCCTACGACGTCATCATGGCCAACGGGGTGCCCCTCAAGGGCGCTGTTCTCACCAACATCTCGGCCCACTGGTTCAAGGTACTCCAGGAGCGGATCCCGGATCTCAAGACTCACTTCATCACCCTGGACCCTCCTGCCAACCTCGGCGATGCCGACAAGGAGCTGGTGCGCGGCCGCAGCATGCAGGTTCGCAAGCTCAAGGTATTCCCTGTCGAGGCTATTGTGCGTGGCTACATCACGGGAAGCGCGTGGAACGAGTACAAGAAGTCGGGCACGGTACACGGACTGGCCGTGCCTGCCGGCCTCCAGCAATGCTCCCCCTTCCCGGAGCCCATCTACACCCCCAgcaccaaggccgagctGGGCCAGCATGACGAGAACATCACCCCCGAGCAGGCGGCCAAGATCGTTGGAGAGAAGTACGCTGCACGCATCGAGGCTCTGGCGTTGAAGGTCTACAAGGCCGGTGCGGCCTATGCGGCTGAGCGGGGGATCATCATTGCCGACACCAAGTTTGAGTTTGGTCTGGACGAGGAGACAGATGAGATTGTCCTCATTGACGAGGTTCTCACCCCCGACAGCTCGCGCTTCTGGCCTGCGGATGAATATGAGGTTGGCCGGGACCAGGACAGCTTCGACAAGCAGTTTTTGAGAAATTGGTTGACCAAGGAGGGGTTCAAGGGcaaggatggtgttgagatgcCTGCTGATATTGCTCAGTCCACCAGCGAGAGGTATTTGGATGCTTTCAAACGTCTGACTGGCAAGACATTGCAAGAGGCTCTTCAGGGGTAA
- a CDS encoding hypothetical protein (MEROPS:MER0000938; COG:O; EggNog:ENOG503NXPH), which translates to MQLVAASVLALASGVFAQNVVQFNVSRGVPGVHLGSIPVLGKRAATHSERLINFMAGGGYYARVSLGTPPQVITMLLDTGSSDAWVLSHKADLCIDDDLQQETQLICVDTFNPSKSSTHKVIDPRGFQIKYLDGGIASGGWMQDDFTIGGTTIKSLQLAYVTKAKRNTGILGLGFAASEKAATIYPNIIDQLANQNLISSKVFSLYLNDRRTDAGSILFGGIDTDKFIGPLQIIPLLATNGTYTSFEIDFSSLAVTLPNSTTLDMKTSMLNHAAPAVLDSGTTLSYLPDDMVDILIGNLDTFFDPELDMLLINCAYLTSSSPSLSFQFYFLNSTASIRVPVWEMVLDVLSPSYVPPDNAPFKNACLFGIQSTEIFETTGTVKQPNFTLLGDTFLRSAYVVFDLGNYEVGMGQANLNSSSSRIIELKEGEGKNATETETATKTKGLPEVTGVLAQQTTFTPTTGPVMTLVTTKNNAAVKLGMTGVGEMMGVVGITSLMAVLGGVFMAL; encoded by the coding sequence ATGCAATTGGTTGCTGCTTCCGTGTTGGCTCTGGCATCGGGAGTTTTCGCGCAAAATGTCGTCCAGTTCAATGTCTCGAGAGGCGTGCCAGGAGTGCACTTGGGTTCCATACCCGTGCTGGGCAAAAGGGCCGCCACCCATTCGGAACGGCTGATCAACTTCATGGCAGGCGGGGGGTACTATGCGCGCGTCAGTCTTGGGACACCACCGCAGGTCATTACCATGCTGCTGGACACGGGCAGCAGCGACGCTTGGGTCCTGAGCCACAAAGCCGACCTCTGCATTGATGACGATCTCCAACAAGAGACTCAGTTAATATGCGTCGACACGTTCAACCCcagcaaatcctccacccacAAGGTGATCGACCCCCGAGGCTTTCAAATCAAGTATCTTGACGGCGGCATAGCCTCCGGGGGCTGGATGCAAGACGATTTTACCATTGGTGGCACGACGATCAAATCCCTCCAGCTAGCCTATGTGACCAAAGCCAAACGCAACACAGGAATCCTTGGGTTAGGTTTCGCCGCCAGCGAGAAAGCTGCAACCATATaccccaacatcatcgaCCAGCTCGCCAACCAGAACCTCATCTCGTCCAAAGTCTTCTCCCTCTACCTCAACGATCGCCGCACCGACGCGGGCTCCATCCTCTTTGGTGGTATCGATACGGACAAGTTCATCGGCCCTCTCCAAATCATCCCCTTACTGGCCACAAACGGGACGTACACCTCCTTCGAGATCGACTTCTCCTCGTTAGCagtcaccctccccaactccaccacTCTCGACATGAAAACCTCCATGCTCAACCACGCCGCCCCAGCAGTCCTCGACTCGGGCACCACACTCTCATACCTCCCGGACGACATGGTCGATATCCTCATCGGAAACCTGGACACGTTTTTCGACCCAGAACTAGACATGCTCCTCATCAACTGCGCCTacctcacctcttcctccccttccctctccttccaaTTCTACTTTCTCAACTCCACAGCCTCAATCCGCGTCCCGGTGTGGGAAATGGTCCTCGACGTTTTGTCGCCATCTTACGTCCCCCCAGATAACGCCCCCTTCAAAAACGCCTGCCTATTCGGTATCCAATCCACCGAAATCTTTGAGACGACCGGCACGGTCAAGCAACCCAACTTCACCCTCCTAGGCGACACTTTCCTCCGATCAGCATACGTGGTTTTTGACCTGGGGAATTACGAAGTGGGCATGGGGCAGGCGAACTTGAATTCGAGCAGCTCGAGGATCATTGAGCtgaaggaaggggaaggcaaGAATGCCACGGAGACGGAGACTGCGACGAAAACAAAGGGGTTGCCCGAGGTGACGGGGGTGTTGGCGCAGCAGACTACTTTTACACCTACTACGGGGCCGGTCATGACGTTGGTTACTACCAAGAATAATGCCGCCGTCAAACTTGGGATGACGGGAGTGggagagatgatgggggttgtgggaaTCACGAGTTTGATGgcggttttggggggagtgTTTATGGCACTTTGA
- a CDS encoding hypothetical protein (EggNog:ENOG503P5UJ) produces the protein MGSLGPYVTDPLAAMSEVQLILHAPPDFPISKNTEILGVCGVADNYAKADKYGWIVADFLAYKVGCYGLGRPSDHTWLSSLDLHCFLENVSTKLDAGPGSPVRGKIFGPNGDQITTVPADNAGFLNVLLTQIGESAKSAASKNVPLVIFMFTPVTPEHDICIDFGEKKLLTTEEICRTIAEATGNPNLPVTLLTPSAFTGGWNCRPSLMGPSRCSATKAMELIARSLGGAFADTFIKVFTSRQSPLLAREHQDIARYDDLMPLSPTVEQKIFLHHLQGRVHEILEHGFSPFASRHTAVVNGPDPWEILAPRIGVPLKDWGPRFMDRPLYEAVRRVEFFGEAFGGERSSQLFHLCYLIDIELSTCPGDWNKKTAGMTQELYRSCTEHPNPDDDHFKQVFDALDYRASSMKLAHCVAKALHLPMPGNLKCRYWNDGYDQDDAFYKRHAAALAKRTTCLIKSPERRHGYKVVRFLRASRWLSACIAMKFANDGTDTANVKIFVNSSVTDFITQVKDLQLGLLLQDKDVLKASSRWLAAIGFGDSRNMKILGATDTSSPSLEVFFPSPVAPVYADKGKGKEVAKVEESPSLWFEKQNQSPVYPIQQAQVNVGRDGVVFPAEESADEFALQQALLNEAKFNKEKETTVIEPAFQHHKPLISIHQPPAATPAPEVQTPRSPVRKSPVTTVVEPTMASASEPVSTKAPSSYTPDTPFSGYTAIVQEVADKVLTKPDEVKEVFAQILQDAMKIALSRMDASADSRLSAIISPGPPPPSVVQPARSTTVEALAVNNPTPPRSPVPPTTLSSVQKSPQRAIRDQLEDTSGEPKVETDPASTPQANTFVVPRTRPSEDAALRLASADDFWARAVSISHKNY, from the exons ATGGGATCCTTGGGCCCTTACGTGACCGACCCATTGGCGGCCATGTCCGAGGTTCAGCTCATTCTCCATGCGCCTCCTGACTTCCCCATCAGCAAAAACACCGAGATTCTCGGCGTCTGCGGTGTTGCCGACAATTACGCCAAAGCTGACAAATACGGCTGGATAGTTGCCGACTTTCTTGCCTATAAAGTCGGCTGCTATGGTCTTGGTCGCCCAAGTGATCAT ACTTGGCTGAGCTCTCTCGATTTGCACTGCTTCCTTGAGAATGTTTCCACCAAACTGGATGCAGGTCCTGGGAGCCCTGTGCGCGGAAAAATCTTTGGCCCCAATGGTGATCAGATTACCACTGTTCCAGCCGACAATGCCGGATTTCTCAACGTTCTTCTCACGCAGATTGGCGAAAGTGCCAAGTCTGCTGCCTCCAAGAACGTCCCCTTGGTTATTTTCATGTTCACGCCTGTCACTCCCGAGCATGATATTTGCATTGACTTCGGCGAGAAGAAATTATTGACTACAGAAGAAATCTGTAGAACTATCGCGGAAGCCACGGGAAACCCCAATCTTCCCGTCACCTTGTTGACCCCTTCTGCGTTTACTGGGGGTTGGAACTGCCGGCCTAGTCTCATGGGGCCGTCGAGATGTTCCGCCACCAAGGCCATGGAGTTGATTGCGAGATCTTTGGGAGGAGCTTTTGCGGACACATTCATAAAAGTCTTTACCAGCCGTCAGTCGCCTCTGTTAGCCCGAGAGCATCAAGACATCGCACGGTATGACGACCTCATGCCGCTTTCTCCCACCGTGGAACAGAAGATCTTTCTACATCACCTCCAGGGCCGAGTTCACGAAATCTTGGAGCACGGATTCTCGCCTTTCGCTAGCCGCCACACAGCCGTGGTGAATGGGCCCGACCCTTGGGAGATTCTCGCCCCCAGAATCGGTGTGCCACTGAAAGACTGGGGCCCGAGGTTCATGGATCGCCCTCTTTACGAGGCTGTCCGGCGCGTGGAGTTTTTCGGAGAAGCGTTCGGAGGAGAACGCAGCTCGCAGCTCTTTCACTTGTGCTACCTCATTGACATTGAGCTCAGCACCTGTCCCGGCGACTGGAACAAGAAGACAGCCGGAATGACGCAGGAGCTGTACCGCAGCTGCACGGAGCACCCCAACCCTGACGATGACCACTTCAAGCAAGTTTTCGATGCACTCGATTATCGAGCCTCCTCCATGAAACTGGCTCACTGTGTTGCCAAGGCACTGCATCTACCGATGCCTGGCAATCTGAAGTGCCGTTACTGGAACGACGGCTACGATCAGGATGACGCCTTTTACAAGAGGCATGCTGCGGCGTTGGCGAAGCGCACAACCTGTTTGATCAAGTCGCC AGAGAGACGACATGGCTACAAAGTTGTGCGATTTTTGCGTGCATCGCGCTGGCTCTCGGCTTGCATTGCCATGAAGTTTGCGAATGATGGCACCGATACTGCCAACGTGAAAATTTTCGTCAACAGCAGTGTTACGGACTTTATTACCCAAGTCAAGGATTTGCAACTCGGCTTGCTTCTGCAAGACAAAGACGTCCTCAAGGCCAGCTCTCGCTGGCTTGCCGCCATTGGTTTCGGCGATAGTCGTAACATGAAAATCCTGGGGGCGACTGATACCAGCAGCCCGTCCCTCGAGGTCTTTTTCCCGAGCCCAGTTGCTCCGGTCTATGccgacaagggcaagggtaAGGAAGTGGCCAAGGTTGAGGAATCGCCATCTCTTTGGTTTGAGAAACAGAACCAATCCCCAGTTTATCCAATTCAGCAGGCGCAGGTCAATGTCGGACGTGACGGTGTGGTGTTTCCAGCTGAGGAGAGCGCTGATGAGTTTGCGTTGCAACAGGCTCTCCTCAACGAAGCCAAATTTaacaaggaaaaggagacgACTGTTATCGAACCAGCTTTTCAGCATCACAAACCCCTGATCAGCATTCACCAGCCTCCCGCCGCGACTCCGGCTCCCGAAGTTCAGACTCCCAGATCCCCGGTGCGCAAGTCTCCTGTCACCACTGTTGTCGAGCCTACCATGGCGTCAGCTTCGGAGCCTGTGTCGACAAAGGCCCCATCGTCATACACCCCGGACACGCCGTTTTCCGGCTACACGGCAATTGTCCAAGAGGTAGCAGATAAGGTGCTTACCAAACCTGATGAGGTCAAGGAAGTCTTTGCGCAGATCCTCCAGGACGCCATGAAGATTGCTCTCTCACGGATGGATGCGTCTGCTGACAGTCGTTTGTCCGCTATCATTTCTCCTggcccacctcctcccagtGTCGTCCAGCCTGCCAGGTCTACGACTGTTGAAGCACTGGCAGTCAACAACCCGACACCTCCCAGATCTCCTGTCCCGCCGACAACTCTCTCTTCCGTACAGAAGTCCCCCCAGAGAGCGATTAGGGACCAGCTGGAGGACACCTCGGGAGAGCCAAAGGTTGAGACTGATCCCGCCTCCACGCCCCAGGCCAACACTTTCGTGGTCCCCAGAACACGGCCCTCCGAAGATGCGGCGCTTAGACTCGCCTCCGCCGATGACTTTTGGGCTCGTGCTGTCAGCATCTCGCACAAGAATTACTAG
- the ALO1 gene encoding D-arabinono-1,4-lactone oxidase (COG:V; EggNog:ENOG503NV4C; BUSCO:EOG092624X0; CAZy:AA7), with protein MASPTEDLSHIPLETRSIITTESSDGIPFPASPIPHTHRTWARTFSSRPEVYLQPSTLPQITKITNLARRCRRRLVVVGSGHSPSNLTCTSSWMVNLDKYSRVLSIDPTTGICVLQSGIRLWQLSEALNKEGLALPSMGSINEQSIAGAISTGTHGSSLKHGLISEGVESLKIVLANGEEVFCSPTERSDLFRAALLSLGAIGIVTEVTFRAVKAFSLAWEQSIDSDSKLFAEWESKLWKQSEFVRVWWFPYMRRAVVWKADKVDENDLDTGVVKNYDPPTSFQDSKIGYFVYHNLLALARWFPRITPWVEWFVFGLQYGFGNGETTTTRAVQPSYKAFLLNCLYSQFVNEWAIPLAKGPEALQRLAAWLHRLQPGDEGYVEHKIPFSAEGLWVHSPVEVRVSDTTVKTSGERGNRPWLDITPEDGPALYLNATMYRPYHKDPSYNATERYYEAFEWLMRDLGGKPHWAKTFAVTPDEFASKQWYGENFHQFRKVRDEVDPLGMFVGPWQRKFLLGEPAEEKDRLALEEVGFEQKPAKEGGYVVTGHQNVVVA; from the coding sequence ATGGCGTCTCCAACCGAGGACCTCTCCCACATCCCCCTGGAAACCcgatccatcatcaccaccgaatCCTCAGATGGcatccccttccccgcctcccccatccctcacACCCACCGCACCTGGGCTCGGACCTTCAGCTCTCGCCCTGAAGTCTACCTCCAGccttccaccctccctcaaataaccaaaatcaccaaccttgctcgccgctgccgtcgccgtctggttgttgtcggATCTGGGCACTCCCCTTCGAACCTCACATGCACCTCCTCTTGGATGGTCAACCTGGACAAATACTCTCGTGTCCTCTCGATTGACCCCACCACCGGCATTTGTGTGCTCCAATCCGGCATCAGACTATGGCAGCTCAGCGAGGCCCTCAACAAGGAaggcctcgccctccccagcaTGGGAAGCATCAACGAGCAGTCCATCGCCGGCGCCATCTCTACTGGTACTCACGGCAGCTCCCTCAAGCACGGCCTGATTTCCGAAGGAGTGGAATCCCTCAAGATTGTCCTCGCCAACGGTGAAGAAGTCTTCTGCTCACCAACAGAGAGATCGGATCTCTTCCGCGCTGCCTTGCTCAGCTTGGGAGCCATCGGCATCGTCACCGAGGTGACATTCAGAGCGGTCAAGGCGTTCAGTTTGGCATGGGAGCAATCGATTGACTCCGACAGCAAGCTGTTTGCCGAGTGGGAGTCCAAACTTTGGAAACAATCCGAGTTTGtcagggtgtggtggttccCCTACATGAGAAGGGCGGTAGTTTGGAAGGCGGACAAGGTGGATGAGAATGATTTGGAcacgggggtggtgaagaactATGATCCGCCCACGAGCTTTCAGGACAGCAAGATTGGGTATTTTGTCTACCACAACTTGCTGgcgttggcgaggtggtTCCCTAGGATTACTCCGTGGGTGGAGTGGTTTGTGTTTGGGCTGCAGTATGGgtttgggaatggggagACGACAACTACGCGGGCGGTGCAGCCGAGTTACAAGGCTTTCTTGTTGAACTGTCTGTACAGTCAGTTTGTGAATGAGTGGGCTATTCCGCTTGCGAAGGGACCGGAGGCGCTGCAGAGATTGGCGGCTTGGTTGCATAGACTGCAGCCCGGGGATGAGGGGTATGTTGAGCATAAGATTCCTTTCAGTGCGGAGGGTCTCTGGGTGCACAGTCCAGTTGAGGTCAGGGTCAGCGATACCACTGTCAAGACCAGCGGCGAAAGGGGAAACAGGCCTTGGTTGGATATCACTCCTGAGGATGGACCGGCGTTGTATCTCAACGCGACGATGTACCGACCTTACCACAAGGACCCAAGCTACAATGCGACGGAAAGGTACTACGAGGCTTTCGAGTGGTTGATGAGAGACCTGGGCGGAAAGCCACATTGGGCAAAGACATTTGCTGTCACGCCGGACGAGTTTGCGAGCAAGCAGTGGTATGGTGAGAATTTCCACCAGTTCAGGAAGGTGAGAGATGAGGTCGACCCTCTGGGCATGTTCGTTGGACCATGGCAGCGCAAGTTCTTGCTGGGAGagccggcggaggagaaggatagGCTTGCTTTGGAAGAAGTTGGGTTTGAGCAGAAGCCTGCGAAGGAGGGTGGTTATGTTGTGACGGGGCACCAAAATGTGGTTGTCGCATGA
- a CDS encoding hypothetical protein (EggNog:ENOG503P0U4; COG:S), whose protein sequence is MGFQNNKQQQPRTHLQYNLAQQQHPRSHSNSSSEVTPPQRDEGHAASASHPSSLPPPPPPPQTQTQFSHFPARPRSTTTYSEPDYGADQIHNPPSVARAHGRPVIVEGPYLRGTNMASPPGYQQPDWEPAFNARMLTDFREDLARMDGVITPGVDDTPYIHQAIEALTRRDRDTGYSANESSSSDSAQAGPSIYPNQPHRQVYQHPQQTPRPISTGPIQEGDEVLQPPNPQFSKPNPAASADSLAESLLKGARKPAQPHEWRPVEREEILNRTGEWKAQGVPPLTFRPWPLRAPALFGFMAMCVLMIAALAFGVVWSHQKQGLVGWDDIVGGRYFVFRILPQLIGAVFLLYAQFIITTIFRILPFVRLASHDPQVRDGAVYQRLYPSFLWPKFVGPWNVWVPIFATWLMNFTIPLQSSLFTVILAEKGEERQWVWATCQGVAWALVGLYLLLLISTIIVWRFWAATEKTGLIWDPRSLADYIAIVSETNTATDYRGTQLARGIEGIRFALRRRAHDRLGYWTWKDGRPGFWHTLGSPMDNESNLLPFPDVTSGQRMEKQPFNNQSPLIENPDHHPDLEASDPNATIRHRYLPWSLRTSQLLWFIIASVILLAALFVVSFLPSTRISKGFTPGLRADPQPGAFSAADFLYAFVPSLLGMMLFLSFQHITTHFLILTPWAALSSPGGCRAEEGLLVDYPACLPLESSFKALRNKHFRAAFLSFSSTLFLAIPVLAGGMFMALTKLSKTRREEDGVVVEDWEQEVRMYANMPAYTLLLAVLGLYLVALVSLVPKRKEVGMPHGVGCLAEVVGYLVNNELREELAFKRCVNKEELLERMGAGGRGNGGIDMSPRWYFGFGGEGVAGVPLIGGEQQQNGGMESELGIRRLRRFTEKRRVRKSMIRRGNDGLSL, encoded by the exons ATGGGCTTCCAGAacaacaagcagcagcagcctc GAACACATCTGCAGTACAATCTtgcacagcaacaacatccaaGATCACACTCGAATTCTTCTTCCGAAGTCACACCTCCACAGCGGGACGAGGGGCATGCAGCATCTGCCTCTCATCCCAgctccctcccaccaccaccaccaccaccacaaacacaaacacaatTCTCTCACTTCCCAGCCCGGCCTAGATCGACAACCACCTATTCGGAGCCGGATTACGGAGCGGACCAAATTCACAACCCTCCCTCTGTCGCGCGCGCACATGGACGGCCCGTCATAGTAGAGGGACCTTATCTTCGTGGGACAAACATGGCTTCACCGCCAGGATATCAGCAGCCCGACTGGGAGCCTGCCTTCAATGCCAGGATGTTGACAGATTTCAGAGAGGACCTTGCCCGAATGGACGGAGTCATAACACCAGGAGTAGACGACACTCCATATATTCACCAAGCCATTGAAGCACTCACTCGCCGTGATCGCGATACTGGTTATTCCGCAAATGAGTCTTCGAGCAGTGACAGCGCACAGGCTGGACCGTCGATATATCCGAACCAACCACACCGACAGGTTTaccaacaccctcagcaAACGCCACGACCTATCTCCACGGGACCAATtcaggagggggatgaagtgCTGCAACCACCTAATCCACAATTTTCGAAACCAAATCCAGCCGCTTCCGCCGACTCGCTTGCCGAAAGTTTGCTCAAAGGTGCTAGGAAACCTGCGCAGCCTCATGAATGGAGACcagtggagagggaggagattcTCAACAGGACTGGGGAATGGAAGGCCCAGGGAGTACCGCCACTTACCTTTAGGCCATGGCCATTACGAGCACCCGCTCTGTTTGGGTTCATGGCCATGTGTGTGCTGATGATCGCGGCTCTTGcctttggtgttgtttggtcACATCAAAagcaggggttggttggttgggacgACATCGTGGGCGGCCGGTATTTCGTCTTTAGGATCCTCCCGCAACTAATCGGGGCTGTCTTCCTGCTCTATGCGCAGTTCATCATCACAACCATCTTCCGGATCCTACCGTTTGTGCGGTTGGCTTCTCACGACCCTCAGGTCCGTGATGGTGCGGTATACCAGAGACTCTACCCTTCGTTTCTTTGGCCGAAGTTTGTCGGACCGTGGAATGTCTGGGTGCCGATCTTTGCTACTTGGCTGATGAACTTTACCATCCCGCTTCAGAGCTCGCTTTTTACGGTTATTCTTgcggaaaagggggaggagagacaGTGGGTTTGGGCCACATGTCAAGGGGTGGCTTGGGCCTTGGTAGGGTTATACCTGTTGTTGCTCATTTCAACAATCATCGTCTGGAGATTCTGGGCAGCTACCGAAAAGACCGGTCTGATTTGGGACCCTCGATCTCTGGCCGATTACATCGCCATCGTCTCCGAAACCAACACCGCGACCGACTATCGCGGTACTCAACTCGCCCGCGGAATAGAGGGCATCCGCTTCGCCCTCCGCCGCCGTGCTCACGATAGACTAGGGTATTGGACCTGGAAAGATGGTCGCCCGGGTTTCTGGCATACTCTTGGGAGCCCCATGGATAACGAGTCcaacctccttccctttccgGATGTCACCAGCGGTCAAAGAATGGAGAAACAACCATTCAACAACCAAAGCCCCCTAATCGAAAACCCTGATCACCATCCCGACCTCGAAGCCTCGGACCCGAACGCCACAATCCGACACAGATACCTCCCCTGGTCATTGCGAACAAGCCAACTCCTCTGGTTCATCATCGCGAGCGTTATCCTCCTTGCCGCCCTCTTTGtcgtctccttcctcccatcaacTCGTATTAGCAAGGGCTTCACCCCCGGATTGCGCGCCGACCCCCAACCAGGCGCGTTCTCCGCCGCGGATTTCCTCTACGCATTTGTCCCCTCCCTGTTGGGGATGATGCTGTTCCTCAGCTTCCAGCACATAACCACCcacttcctcatcctcacgcCCTGGGCGGCACTATCTTCCCCCGGCGGTTGCCGAGCGGAAGAGGGACTCCTAGTCGACTACCCAGCCTGCCTCCCCCTCGAATCCAGCTTCAAAGCCCTGAGGAACAAGCATTTCCGCGCGGCGTTTCTGTCGTTCAGCTCAACTTTGTTTCTGGCGATCCCGGTCCTGGCAGGGGGGATGTTTATGGCCTTGACGAAACTATCCAAAACGAGAAGGGAAGAagacggggtggtggtcgaggACTGGGAACAGGAGGTGAGGATGTATGCTAACATGCCTGCTTATACTCTtttgctggcggtgctggggCTGTATCTCGTGGCGTTGGTGAGTCTTGTgccaaagaggaaggaggtggggatgccgcatggggttgggtgtctggcggaggtggtggggtaTCTTGTGAACAAcgagttgagggaggagctggcttTCAAGAGGTGTGTCAACAAGGAGGAGCTTCTGGAACggatgggggcgggggggagggggaatggggggatTGATATGAGTCCGAGGTGGTATTtcgggtttgggggggagggggtggcgggTGTGCCGCTTATTGggggggagcagcagcaaaatggggggatggagagtgAGCTTGGGATtaggaggttgaggag